The Deltaproteobacteria bacterium sequence CACTGCTCTGGCCAGTGCCACCGGCACCGGGTTTGGTCCCGCCTCAACTGCTTTGGCCCGTAGACTTTTCTTCCTGGGTACTACCTGTACCCGATTTGCCGCCACCTCAGCTACTTTTCCCATCATTGGCCAATCCGTTGGTTACAAGCGCCCCTCCGGTGAGCAGCCCGGCGATACTAAACCCTGCCAGGAGCCTTTTTAGCTCCTTTTTATCCATCCTTTTTTCACCTCCTTTTGAAAACCGGCTTAAATAATAAAATGGATTGGGCTCTTTTTTAAGGCCATTAATCCAGTCTATTATTTTAC is a genomic window containing:
- a CDS encoding selenobiotic family radical SAM modification target peptide; the protein is MDKKELKRLLAGFSIAGLLTGGALVTNGLANDGKSS